The DNA segment aaaccgATTCtccatagaaagaaaaagataatgagagagaaaatagctTGACTCGctggtaaaaaagaaaaaaaaaaagaaagaagaagagataacaaaattgtataaaaacaaCAACTTATAAGGTTAGGCTTTTTCATATAGTTTTAAGTATACTTATGTCattctatccctttctctgtatcattttcctctctttctattatttcctCCATTCCAAACCCCCACCCCCATCTCTActtctctatatttcttttcgtctttacaattttcttttaatttttgtttattattattattattattattattattattattattattattttctttttattttttttttaattgtttttattttattccttttttttttttattcttctttttataaataatcattctGTACTCTTTTTGTCgggataattatttttactcgCAAGCAACGTTTGTGGTGAGATCATACGTGCACACAACGCACAACAGCAATTAATTACCAGCATAACTATCTagtcattataaaaattgtgcAAGCAATATGTTCGTCATTAAATATCACGACATGGAACGATTATAatacgtgtatgtacgtatgtatgtatatattatgtacacgTTTATTAAAATCGGATTGAAATACAAATAAACACATTGTACATGTTTCCatgagaaaacgagagagtatatatatatatatacatatatatatatatatatatatgtgtgtatatatatatatatataatcgccTTCGGCAAGTGCTACCCAtttgatcaatttttttatatctctgtGTAACTAGTgcacatttttttcctttgtacgCAATTTTTTCacatgtttttattactaaccATTGTAATGGCATTTGGCAGTATCGCACAAATATAATATGGaatgaaaacaaattatattgaaattttaatcttgatttctcatttttttttcttttctctcttttttttttttggcgaAACCATCAATgttacaaaaaaacaaaaaagatataaagaaaagtaatttctTATATGTTTCATACATAGGCATatgacagacagacagacacacacacacacacacacacacacacacacacacacaaataacgataataatcgcgGAATAATTACCAATATCGtcgaataataatctttatataaatattttttatttcgcacagaagaacatatataaaattatttatatatggtatatttaaatggtagaaaaaaaaaaaaaaagaaaaaaagataagaacgaaagagagaaaaatgaaattacgtGGAAGctaagaaattattcattatttcgatACACTCGTACGCTTTCGACACTGGTACATTAATGCATgccgaaataaataaatgaatgagaCGATATTTCGACATTTTCGAGGATCGATTTTGAAAATTCACTTGATCATATGACTCATTGAATTCCACGCACTGATTCGTGAAACCTTCGATCGTATCCAAAAATTCTTTCGtttgaattttcattatttcagaCGTATTTTGTTCGTCGTTTATATTGCTATTGGTATTGTTTATACGTGCGAAAAAATCCGTAAATAATGACGAATAGGACGGTGAACAACATAATTTTATAGTTTCAACGAGCGGAcgcatattttcaataatgtgTTGATAAAATTCCGTGATATTGTTGTCATAATATTCCTCATTGATCAGACAATCTTGTAAAAGTTTAATACAATTGTTCAATATGAAGGTAAAGGAATGTTTGGGTAATAACGAAGGATATTCCAAGCTTAAACAACAGGCTTCTACGGTGAGACATAAGAAATTGTTATAAGGAGTTGTGTTATTGAAAGTTTTCGATCTGAAAGTATATGAGAATACACTTTcttcaatatatttcttagCCAATATAGAATATTCGAAACTAGTTGAACGTAGAATCATATGACGTAAGAAATCTTCATGAAGAAGTGAGAAATTCGAAAAGAatgtttttaattcatttgatATCGTTGGATCATCCTTgatcatatttaaaataaagaaacaacgtCTCTCATAATCATAAATGTTATGCGATAGATAAAAGTCATCTCGCAATGGTGGCCAaagtaatacaaaatatattttttccattggctctaagatattttctaaatcCTCTATGATCGccctttttatcgataaatcgaaATCATTTGTATGATATAACAAAATGTGATAgatcattgaatttatttctttgatcaCGTCGTTAATCAAATAATACGATACGTCCGTTCGTTTCCTCGTCGATGACATCATTTGTGCAAGAGGGACAAGTAAGTTTCGtgcgtttatttttattattgatccaTCAATAATATGTTGCCATTGCCATTGATCGCATACATCGTTTAACATTTTCGCTGAGCAATTAAGAATGCAATTTGTGTTACGTAATATccttacattttcttttaagtaacataatagaatattgtttattatgtCTTCTATCGTCAATATCTTGTTATCGACCATGATAAATAACAgatctttgaattttttcacGTTCCATTCTACGTTCTCCAaacatattgtttttaatgtacTACTCAAAAAAGTTTCATTCGAGTCTTctcttatattcattattggcgataatagtaacataTCCTGAGCTGATATCATAACGTTTTCATATTCGGGATAACCTATGgctattcttaatataatcCTTAAGACCTTTTTTGGACTctttaaaagaaacattagaattattttcaatgtttttaacgacTTCATATTCGTATGTCTTatgataaaatccttgaagaTTTCTTCCGTGTATAAAGATTCTAAACAATTTTTACCATCGTGTTTAGTTATATATTCTACTATGATCGAATAAATGGATTGCAAGTTTTGATGGATCAATACTTcagtaacaaatatataaacgcGTTGTTGATAATCTTCATTACCTGCTTGAATAAGTACGAACGTTAGATACTCCAGTAAATTTAAACAATCATATTTGtctaataatgattttttccATATTTCTTTCATACTATTCAATATAGTTTCATCCCATTCTTTGTATCGACTGATCAATTCTTTAACACATTCCTTTTTACCTTGTACCGTGCCATAACGTAATTCTTCCAAAGTTAAAACTGAATTAATCTCTTCAGATATCGGTTTGGAGGATAATTGTTGCAAGCATTCTATCAAATGTTCATTCTCTGCTAATTCCTTATTGgctttaaaaaattcaaccaaataataacattcattTCCAATTGCTTTTTGTAATGTTATCGTTGGATTTTCTGTGTCATCTAATTCTGCCCATCCTAAATATATGTTGCAGTCTATCTCTTTGACTTTCTTTAAAAGTAAATTCATTAAATCTTGACGTATTGTAGTTATAGCCTGGGTAATAACTAAATCATCGCATTTCACTATAGGTTCTTTTccaaatgtaattttatatattttcccaATGTCCTcggatattttaaaattatttccgaTATTTTCTTGACAATCTTTgactattttaataattcgttttaataataatccataACGTTCGTATTTCTTTAAGACTGAAACTTTTTCCATACGAATAATCTTTTCAtcgttcaataataatattaattcttgaaaatatgcagtcatatttttaacattttgtaTGATATTCGACGATTGACTACCATTGTTTgcaatcaaaataaatttcttataaacatttattattaattgaaatatgacATTTATTGCTCGATCAAATTCAAGTTCTTCAACAGTTCTTCTGATAAtgtcaattatttcaatacacAAATCTAATGGTAAATGAACAATAGATTCGGCCAAAATATCTTCATATTCCAAATTCCATagaatttgtataaataaatatggtGACAAAGTTGGACACATGTCTACCAAATGTCCATGTG comes from the Vespa crabro chromosome 14, iyVesCrab1.2, whole genome shotgun sequence genome and includes:
- the LOC124429102 gene encoding uncharacterized protein LOC124429102, which produces MDDLQKKIQMYLMKENQGNEELIFLTARTTIENTIKINNLCKSISEIILSFDLVSEDIKLILNPKCVSAFKYLMLNTNFTVQKRLGEDMAHGHLVDMCPTLSPYLFIQILWNLEYEDILAESIVHLPLDLCIEIIDIIRRTVEELEFDRAINVIFQLIINVYKKFILIANNGSQSSNIIQNVKNMTAYFQELILLLNDEKIIRMEKVSVLKKYERYGLLLKRIIKIVKDCQENIGNNFKISEDIGKIYKITFGKEPIVKCDDLVITQAITTIRQDLMNLLLKKVKEIDCNIYLGWAELDDTENPTITLQKAIGNECYYLVEFFKANKELAENEHLIECLQQLSSKPISEEINSVLTLEELRYGTVQGKKECVKELISRYKEWDETILNSMKEIWKKSLLDKYDCLNLLEYLTFVLIQAGNEDYQQRVYIFVTEVLIHQNLQSIYSIIVEYITKHDGKNCLESLYTEEIFKDFIIRHTNMKSLKTLKIILMFLLKSPKKVLRIILRIAIGYPEYENVMISAQDMLLLSPIMNIREDSNETFLSSTLKTICLENVEWNVKKFKDLLFIMVDNKILTIEDIINNILLCYLKENVRILRNTNCILNCSAKMLNDVCDQWQWQHIIDGSIIKINARNLLVPLAQMMSSTRKRTDVSYYLINDVIKEINSMIYHILLYHTNDFDLSIKRAIIEDLENILEPMEKIYFVLLWPPLRDDFYLSHNIYDYERRCFFILNMIKDDPTISNELKTFFSNFSLLHEDFLRHMILRSTSFEYSILAKKYIEESVFSYTFRSKTFNNTTPYNNFLCLTVEACCLSLEYPSLLPKHSFTFILNNCIKLLQDCLINEEYYDNNITEFYQHIIENMRPLVETIKLCCSPSYSSLFTDFFARINNTNSNINDEQNTSEIMKIQTKEFLDTIEGFTNQCVEFNESYDQVNFQNRSSKMSKYRLIHLFISACINVPVSKAYECIEIMNNFLAST